The window AGAACTGTGATGTAGTAGACATGACTTTTGCTTGTGTGGGTGGAGTAGATGCTCTGCATAATGCGTTGGATTTTGTAAGAGTGAATCCTGAAAAAAAGCAGTAGTGATTGCCAGTGACTATGCAAAATATGAACTGGCTTCTTCCGGAGAATATACCCAGGGAGGAGGTGCTGTCTCGTTATTGATTTCTGCTAAGCCTGATCTTCTTGAGATTGAAAATAACTGGGGAGTTGCTACAGAAAGTGTTTTTGATTTTTTCAAACCAAGAAGACAATATATAAAAGGTGATTTAAAGAATGCGCCTGAAGTATATCCTGATAAAATAGAAATTTTTACGGATGAGCCGGTTTTTGACGGGCAGTATTCCAATCAGTGTTATCAGGACAGAATCAGAGAGGCATATCAGCACTATAAAGAGAGTACAGGCAAAGAAAAGCCTTATGAAAACTGGAAGTATATTGTTTTCCATCTTCCTTATGCCTTCCATGGTAAAAGAGTATTCACAGAGATTTATAGTCTGGAAAATGGAATTTCCTATGGAACTCCGGATGAACAAAAAGGAGTCGCTAAATCTGAAAATTATCTGCTATTGATTAATTCAGCTATTGAAAAGACTCAAAGAGCTTCTTCAGAGATTGGAAATATGTATACAGCTTCTATTTTTATGGCGTTACTTTCCGGTTTGCAGACTTCTTATAATGAAAATGAAGACCTATCCGGAAAAGAAATCGGATTCTTTGGATATGGGAGTGGCTCCAAATCAAAGGTGTTTGCTGGTAAGGTATCTGCTCATTGGAAAAAGGTGGTAGAAAAATGGAATTTATTCGAAAATCTGAATCATAGAAAGGCCATTGATTTTGAAACCTATGAAAAGCTTCACAGAAAGCAATTAAATCATTCTGTAAACCCCGATTACAAAGGATTTGGTCTTATTTCTGTAGAGACTGAAAATCCTGTTTTAATTGGAGCTAGATATTATGGCTGTCAAAAATAGAAAAATAATTTAATTTTATAAAAAGCATTCCTAAAACTGGAATGCTTTGTTTTTTTAATAGCTTTTTAGGTTTAAATATTGTCGATTTTCTATAAAATTACCTATTTTAACATAAATCTATCATTCGTGAAATTTAATTTTATTCATTTAATTTTAATTTTTAATTAATATTTTTCTTTTAAATCTTGTTTTTAGTTAATGTTTGTTGAAAATTTAATTGTTGTTAATATTATGTTAAAGTTAAATTAACAGTTATTATTTTCATTAATTAATTTAAATTGATTTTAATTTTATATTATTTATTTGTTTTTAATGTAAAATATTAACTTAAATTTATTTTTTAATAAAGTTTTATTATTTGATACTTTCTTTCTTATTAACATATTTGTCTTCGGAATATCTTAAAATTTGTTAATATGAATGGAAAATTATCTGTGCTAAGTGCTGGTGTTCTATTTTTTATAGGACAGGGCATTATGGCGCAAAAGGTAAAAAGGACACGATTTCCACAAAGGAAATTGATGAGGTCCTGGTAGTAGGGTATGGTACTCAGAAGAAAAAAGAAATTACAGGTGCTGTAACTTCTATTAAAGCTGCTGATGTTGCCACTATAGCTGCTCCAAGTTTTGAACAACAGCTGGCTGGTAAAGCTGCTGGGGTTCAGATTACCAGTACAACAGGAGTATTGGGAGAAGCTCCTAGGGTAAGGATTAGAGGAGTGGCATCTATAAATTCGGGAACATCACCTCTATATATTGTCGATGGTATTCCGATCTTCTCGGGAGACATCGGAGGGCAAACCGCAACAAACGGATTGGGTGATATTAACCCAAATGATATTGAATCTTTCGAGGTTTTAAAAGATGGTGCGGCAACGGCAATCTACGGTTCAAGAGCAGCTAATGGTGTAATTCTGATAACTACTAAGAAAGGAAAAGGAGGACGATTAAGTCTGAATTTCAGCAATTATGCAGGATATGCAATGCCGGTAGGTTTGTATAAATTACTTCAGACTCCAGAGTTTATAGCAATTTCAAATGAAAAAAGGTCAAATGCAGGACTGTCTGCTATCGCTGTGGGAACAGAGTATAATACAGATTGGCAAAAAGCAGTTTTAAGATCAGCTGCATTTCAGACAGATAATCTTTTGTCTGCCTCTGGTTCATTTGGTAAATCCAATTACTATACCTCTATAGGATATACAAAACAGGAGGGAGTTGCGATTCCTAACGAAATGAAAAGATTTTCTACCCGGGCAAATATAGATCATCAAGCTTTTGATTGGTTGAAAATCGGAACGAATCTCAGTTTTACAAAAACAGACTATGTGGGTTTAAATACGGGGGCTTCTTCACTTTCAGGTAATATTTATAATGCAATTAAACAGTTGCCTAATACTCCGATTTATAACCCAAATCATCCAACAGGATACAATATTGATTTTCAAGATCCCCGGATAGTAGGAAGATGGCAGAACTTATTGCAAGCAGGAGATAATATTACGAATATTATGTATGTGCTTGATAATAATAAATTGCAATCCAGTGTAAATAGATTGATTGGGTCTGTATATGCAAATATAAGACTGTATCCTTTTTTGGATTATAGAATTCAGGTGAGTGCTGACCAGTCTCAAACCAAAGGTTTTTATTATTATAACCCAATACATGGTGATGGGCAGGGAGGAAATGGTGAAATCAGAAATGATTTTTCAGATTATCTAAGAAATAATATCCAAAATGTTTTGACATTTAATAAAACATTTGCAGAAAAGCATAATGTTACCTTAGTATTGGTAAACGAATATCAAAAGCAGAAACTACAAAGCTTTTATGGTGGTGGAAAAGATTTATCTAATACCTTTTTTAACAATGGAGTTATTTCAGGTTCTATTGGAACTCCGCAATCGGGAGGAGGAATAACCGAACAAGGTATATTGTCATACGCAGCGAGGTTTAACTATAACTATGCCGGTAAATACTTTTTACAGGCGTCCGTTAGAAGAGATGGATTATCTTCTTTGCCGTCGAAAAATAAATGGGGAAACTTTCCTGGAGTTTCTGCAGGGTGGACCGTTAGTAAAGAGAACTTTATGCAGGGTATTAGTAATGTGATATCTGATCTTAAGCTTAGGGCTTCTTATGCCAAAGTTGGTAATACTGATATTGGTAATTATCCATATTTAGGGTTGTTTAGTAATTTAAAATATGCAAATTATAATGGTTTGGCATATTCACAGATTGGGAATAATGAATTACGATGGGAGACAAGTAAAAAAATTGATTACGGAGTAGACTTAGCATTGTTTAAAAATAAATTGAGATTAACTTTTGATTATTTTGAAAACAAGATTTCAGATATGATTTTAGATGCTCCTTTAGCACTGTCACTGGGGGTGCCTAATAATAGCATTTCTAAAAATATTGGAGATATGCAGAATAAGGGGCTGGAATTTTCAGTAGATTACAGTGTGATTAATACACAAAATTTTGGATTAGATGTCAATGCAAATGTTACGTTTATGAAAAATAAAGTGTTGACTCTTGCCAATAATAATGCAGATATTTTCTCAAGTGCCAATAATATTATCCGGGTTGGTGAGTCTTTGAGATCTATTTACGGATTTGAGTATTGGGGAGTAAATGCAGCTAATGGAAATCCTGTATATTACAAAGCAGATGGGAGTTTGGTTCAAGGACTTGTGGGGAAAGGGGTTTATGCTGTATTTGATCCTTCTAATCCTAATGATGTGTCGAAAGCAGCTAATTTAAGTGCATTAACAGATAGAAAGGTGTTGGGAAACTCTTTGCCAAAGTATTTTGGAGCGTTTAGTTTTAAATTTAGATTCT of the Chryseobacterium capnotolerans genome contains:
- a CDS encoding SusC/RagA family TonB-linked outer membrane protein, whose amino-acid sequence is MTGAVTSIKAADVATIAAPSFEQQLAGKAAGVQITSTTGVLGEAPRVRIRGVASINSGTSPLYIVDGIPIFSGDIGGQTATNGLGDINPNDIESFEVLKDGAATAIYGSRAANGVILITTKKGKGGRLSLNFSNYAGYAMPVGLYKLLQTPEFIAISNEKRSNAGLSAIAVGTEYNTDWQKAVLRSAAFQTDNLLSASGSFGKSNYYTSIGYTKQEGVAIPNEMKRFSTRANIDHQAFDWLKIGTNLSFTKTDYVGLNTGASSLSGNIYNAIKQLPNTPIYNPNHPTGYNIDFQDPRIVGRWQNLLQAGDNITNIMYVLDNNKLQSSVNRLIGSVYANIRLYPFLDYRIQVSADQSQTKGFYYYNPIHGDGQGGNGEIRNDFSDYLRNNIQNVLTFNKTFAEKHNVTLVLVNEYQKQKLQSFYGGGKDLSNTFFNNGVISGSIGTPQSGGGITEQGILSYAARFNYNYAGKYFLQASVRRDGLSSLPSKNKWGNFPGVSAGWTVSKENFMQGISNVISDLKLRASYAKVGNTDIGNYPYLGLFSNLKYANYNGLAYSQIGNNELRWETSKKIDYGVDLALFKNKLRLTFDYFENKISDMILDAPLALSLGVPNNSISKNIGDMQNKGLEFSVDYSVINTQNFGLDVNANVTFMKNKVLTLANNNADIFSSANNIIRVGESLRSIYGFEYWGVNAANGNPVYYKADGSLVQGLVGKGVYAVFDPSNPNDVSKAANLSALTDRKVLGNSLPKYFGAFSFKFRFYDFDLGTTVRFSGGNKIFNATRRDLMTLNFNNNSTEILGRWQSPSNPGDGMTPKLFFADNTLSNSTSNASSRFLEDASFIKFDVISLGYNFPKEALKAIGVRGLRVYFQAQNAFIITKYKGLDPEMETAGVDFNGTPRQRVLSMGLNVSL